From Synoicihabitans lomoniglobus, the proteins below share one genomic window:
- a CDS encoding purine-nucleoside phosphorylase, with protein sequence MTIRKLLGWGMVGLVWAGALMAAPKSVKVVVVTMFENGADVGDSAGEMQLWVERGDFDEKVQFPLGHRDGYWREDGVLLICTGGGVTNATATIMALGQDPRYDLSAAYWVVAGIAGADPQDCSLGSAAWARWVVDGDLAYEIDGREIPTDWPYGFVALGAHEPNTLEDGWTVETIAYELNPQLVEWAYQLTKHMLLPDHPELIAFRAQFAEKYPAAAKPPFVLIGDSLGSSTYWHGALLNAWANDWMKLHTDGAANFVMSNMEDNGTLTALHRLGNADLVDPSRVLVLRTASNFSMPPPGRDAGWSTTAPYPAQGEPAKESAYLVANTVVEALLHQ encoded by the coding sequence GTGACGATCCGAAAATTACTGGGCTGGGGAATGGTGGGATTGGTATGGGCGGGAGCGCTGATGGCCGCGCCCAAGTCCGTGAAGGTCGTCGTGGTGACGATGTTCGAAAACGGGGCCGACGTCGGCGATTCCGCCGGAGAGATGCAGCTTTGGGTGGAGCGGGGCGACTTTGATGAGAAGGTTCAATTTCCACTCGGACACCGCGATGGCTATTGGCGCGAGGATGGCGTGCTCCTCATCTGCACCGGGGGTGGGGTGACGAATGCGACGGCCACCATCATGGCGCTGGGGCAGGACCCCCGTTATGATTTGTCGGCCGCCTACTGGGTGGTGGCGGGCATCGCCGGAGCCGATCCGCAGGACTGTTCGCTCGGCTCGGCGGCGTGGGCGCGCTGGGTGGTCGATGGGGACCTCGCTTATGAAATCGATGGCCGCGAGATCCCCACCGACTGGCCTTATGGTTTCGTCGCCCTCGGTGCCCATGAACCCAATACGCTGGAAGACGGTTGGACGGTTGAGACGATTGCCTACGAACTCAACCCGCAGCTCGTCGAATGGGCGTATCAGCTTACCAAGCACATGCTCCTGCCGGATCACCCGGAACTGATCGCTTTTCGGGCGCAGTTTGCTGAGAAATATCCGGCGGCGGCGAAACCGCCCTTTGTGCTCATTGGCGATTCACTGGGATCGAGCACCTACTGGCACGGCGCACTGCTCAATGCGTGGGCCAACGACTGGATGAAACTGCACACGGACGGCGCGGCGAACTTCGTCATGAGTAACATGGAAGACAACGGCACGCTCACGGCCCTGCATCGGCTCGGTAATGCAGATCTGGTGGACCCTTCGCGCGTGCTCGTGCTGCGCACCGCCAGCAACTTCTCCATGCCGCCACCGGGACGAGATGCCGGCTGGAGCACGACCGCACCGTATCCCGCCCAAGGTGAACCCGCCAAGGAATCGGCCTACCTCGTGGCGAATACCGTGGTCGAGGCCTTGCTCCACCAATGA
- a CDS encoding DUF4190 domain-containing protein, producing MDYHIAINRVQSGPISEAELQAKLNRGELKPTDMCWRSDWPEWREVGSAFAAANHGNGAPPLPREVPAQTSGLAITSLVLGLTSVLLFLPAVPAVICGHVARSKIKRSAGRQKGEGLALGGLIIGYVMIFFFSIGLMAAMAIPAFQNVRRVSQEKAIINNLRQLDAAAAQYMLEHDVTTVSYDQLVGPNTYIKALTSVTGEDYTNFVISAEDTVLVVRTPAGRSIEYTRYHYRDRAPPDP from the coding sequence ATGGACTATCACATCGCGATCAACCGCGTGCAAAGCGGACCGATTTCCGAAGCTGAACTGCAGGCCAAACTCAATCGTGGTGAACTAAAACCCACCGATATGTGTTGGCGGTCGGACTGGCCGGAGTGGCGGGAAGTGGGTTCGGCTTTTGCCGCCGCAAACCACGGCAATGGCGCGCCACCGCTGCCCCGGGAGGTTCCCGCCCAAACTTCCGGACTGGCCATCACCAGTTTGGTGCTGGGTCTGACGAGTGTGCTGCTTTTCCTCCCCGCCGTTCCCGCCGTCATCTGCGGCCATGTGGCCCGTTCAAAAATCAAGAGATCCGCGGGACGTCAAAAGGGTGAAGGTCTGGCGCTGGGCGGGCTGATCATCGGCTACGTCATGATATTCTTTTTTTCCATCGGACTGATGGCCGCCATGGCGATACCCGCTTTTCAAAACGTTCGCCGCGTATCGCAGGAAAAAGCCATCATCAACAACCTGCGCCAACTCGATGCGGCGGCGGCTCAATACATGTTGGAGCACGACGTTACGACGGTCTCCTACGATCAATTGGTGGGACCCAATACCTACATCAAAGCGCTGACCAGCGTGACTGGGGAGGACTACACGAATTTCGTAATCAGCGCCGAAGACACGGTGCTGGTCGTGCGCACGCCCGCCGGGCGCAGCATCGAATACACGCGCTACCATTACCGCGATCGCGCCCCGCCAGATCCGTGA
- a CDS encoding PLD nuclease N-terminal domain-containing protein has product MRSTIPVTSGDFAVMGLGGGEFLGLFFLFLVLGGFVFWLWMLIDCLMNERDSAQKLVWVIVIIFVSLIGAPLYFFLRKLGRKRSSRRLRDYPMPRSRR; this is encoded by the coding sequence ATGAGATCTACGATTCCCGTAACCAGTGGTGATTTTGCTGTAATGGGTCTGGGGGGCGGCGAATTTTTAGGTCTTTTCTTCCTTTTCCTGGTGTTGGGAGGATTCGTTTTTTGGCTCTGGATGCTCATCGACTGTTTGATGAACGAGCGCGATTCGGCCCAAAAACTCGTATGGGTCATAGTGATCATTTTCGTCTCTCTCATTGGAGCGCCGCTATACTTTTTTCTCCGCAAGCTAGGTCGGAAACGTTCATCCCGTCGTCTCCGTGACTACCCCATGCCACGATCTCGTCGCTAG
- a CDS encoding lipase family protein, with amino-acid sequence MSVSNDLPIYRQAVGTEFYSMVYLALCGYAAYQDMSNDDKQVTAVVAEAVGGLPMLPLPAGVTEAPAQWRWMVPWGPFITDLNANLLFVASYQISDDGNTWTTVFNAAVVRGTDISTGDLALLTQLKEDLDDFHLRSWADIRDHDKFESRLDDLSQPGVSHGTALGLRKLLSMPDNRLDNVNPPDGLKPFLAMEVANGDLAGVPLVVTGHSLGACQSIVLATYLAQTVSGLGPVYLHPFAPPTPGNDKMGDQVVDAVEAGYLWWNPLDIVPNAYWNIDNPVNSDTAAPFGIKQHWGSYGGPKCPDELQAFIDERKNDIAGLNYTQPPITDCRLNGATLRYATNSKVTYVEELMFQHFPPIYAHLMKLDYGSQIAPYAVNFG; translated from the coding sequence ATGAGTGTTTCTAACGATCTTCCGATCTACCGCCAAGCGGTGGGGACGGAATTCTACTCGATGGTGTATCTCGCCCTGTGTGGTTACGCCGCCTATCAAGACATGTCCAACGACGACAAACAAGTGACCGCGGTGGTCGCGGAGGCGGTGGGGGGGCTTCCCATGCTCCCCCTTCCCGCCGGCGTCACCGAGGCACCGGCGCAATGGCGCTGGATGGTTCCGTGGGGTCCGTTCATCACCGACCTCAACGCCAACCTTCTCTTCGTCGCGTCCTATCAAATCAGCGACGATGGCAACACGTGGACCACGGTGTTCAACGCTGCCGTCGTTCGCGGCACGGACATTTCCACCGGCGACCTGGCTCTCCTCACGCAGTTGAAGGAAGATTTGGACGACTTTCATCTGCGCAGCTGGGCGGATATTCGAGATCACGATAAATTCGAATCTCGTCTTGATGACCTTTCTCAACCCGGGGTTTCCCACGGCACGGCGCTGGGATTGCGCAAGCTCCTGTCGATGCCGGACAACCGGCTCGACAATGTGAATCCGCCCGACGGACTGAAACCGTTTTTAGCGATGGAGGTGGCCAATGGTGACTTGGCAGGTGTGCCACTCGTGGTCACGGGTCATAGTCTCGGCGCGTGTCAGTCAATTGTGCTCGCCACATACCTCGCGCAGACGGTTTCAGGTCTCGGTCCCGTCTATCTGCATCCCTTTGCTCCACCGACTCCGGGCAACGACAAGATGGGCGACCAAGTCGTGGACGCGGTCGAAGCGGGCTATCTCTGGTGGAACCCGTTAGACATCGTGCCCAACGCCTACTGGAACATCGACAACCCCGTGAATTCCGACACGGCCGCGCCGTTTGGGATCAAGCAGCATTGGGGCAGCTATGGTGGTCCAAAGTGCCCCGATGAACTGCAGGCATTCATCGACGAGCGCAAAAACGACATCGCCGGGTTGAACTATACCCAGCCGCCCATCACAGACTGCCGGCTGAATGGGGCGACGTTGAGGTATGCCACCAATTCGAAGGTCACTTATGTGGAGGAACTGATGTTTCAGCATTTCCCGCCCATCTACGCTCATTTGATGAAGCTCGATTACGGCAGCCAAATAGCACCCTACGCCGTCAACTTCGGTTGA
- a CDS encoding MipA/OmpV family protein: MAATLAASLVAQPPQRPENTGWTIATGGGIAVAPAWQGSDDYQVLALPSIRVTYGDTFFASVEGGMGYRLFRQDGWTAGPLLAMDFGRDNDGSSPFALGGSDSDALRGFADIDTTIAAGAFVTYETGAWSTRLDLLQALGGHEGLTGKLSLDYKLPIGGSRAERVPPFLVSTGPRLTWGDGTYQNTFFGVSAADSAGSGLPTYRASAGVSTLGWGANIARPLNQRWYLLGLLSYERLIGDAADSPLITRRGSPNQFFAGLFASYQF; this comes from the coding sequence ATGGCTGCGACACTCGCCGCAAGTCTTGTGGCCCAGCCTCCGCAACGACCTGAAAACACGGGTTGGACCATCGCCACGGGCGGCGGAATCGCCGTGGCCCCGGCCTGGCAGGGATCGGACGACTATCAAGTGCTCGCCCTGCCCAGCATTCGCGTCACTTACGGCGACACCTTCTTCGCCTCCGTCGAAGGCGGCATGGGCTACCGCCTGTTCAGGCAAGACGGCTGGACCGCCGGTCCCCTGCTCGCGATGGATTTCGGTCGGGACAACGACGGTAGCTCGCCCTTCGCGCTCGGGGGCAGTGATTCCGACGCCTTGCGTGGCTTTGCCGACATCGACACGACCATCGCCGCCGGGGCATTCGTCACCTATGAAACTGGCGCTTGGTCGACGCGCCTCGATCTCCTCCAAGCGCTCGGCGGCCACGAAGGACTCACGGGAAAACTCTCATTGGACTACAAATTGCCGATCGGCGGATCCCGCGCGGAAAGAGTTCCACCCTTTCTCGTCTCGACCGGCCCTCGTCTCACTTGGGGCGATGGAACCTACCAAAACACCTTTTTCGGTGTATCGGCCGCCGATTCCGCCGGTTCGGGATTGCCGACCTACCGCGCCAGCGCCGGCGTCTCCACGCTCGGTTGGGGGGCGAACATCGCCCGCCCGCTCAACCAACGCTGGTATCTGCTCGGACTCCTTTCCTACGAGCGCCTCATCGGCGACGCCGCCGACTCGCCTCTCATCACCCGACGCGGCAGCCCCAACCAATTCTTCGCCGGCCTCTTCGCCAGCTACCAGTTTTAG
- a CDS encoding GxGYxYP domain-containing protein gives MKFLRILTLLALAATTTLRAADEPAGRDASVMYFDLDWRTDSGLPEKAMLVSLQGLANRDTPQLYIVHPPDFQWEITAPLFEFYQRKHHVDFTTLLDANAALAQFKSAAKGYVVWDKSVGASLNVAFTIAGLEDGIVVSEALIPLAERHGLKPIDDLRGRYTGQSDAEIYQDAYDRYWDRCVHDAVMLMGGHRGRVMQPAMADWGIRRKMFFHDLSANPERHPEEVALVKRIFSELAPGSIVFGWHPYGKDTEEQHTTLLSSYGLKMEGLHNLPNLSFNSQFEFTPGFKFTNNHHVALDAKLVAEKKVYLAFVQSDSIGIGVWTKPGRGKLPFGWQVTMNWTKFSPAALEYFHESATPNDYFIGGLSGPGYMYPNHIPADRFGPLMAEAREMMEVLDEHVMEIMDNSAADGNVGNTDLTKETVDRYYEAFPNVLGFINGYGPARTRDLRDTRPMLSYDYYIDPKRPRDEVTADLNELIALNAKRPYFLLVHVRESNDVNSLVEVTQNLEGPVEIVPVDVFLKLAASNKTYTTRYQDPDEPKHFKGF, from the coding sequence ATGAAGTTCCTTCGCATCCTTACTCTTCTCGCTCTCGCTGCCACCACCACCCTGCGCGCCGCCGACGAACCGGCCGGTCGCGACGCCTCGGTCATGTATTTTGACCTCGATTGGCGCACCGACAGCGGTCTGCCCGAAAAGGCCATGTTGGTCAGCCTGCAGGGTCTCGCCAATCGCGACACCCCGCAGCTCTACATCGTCCATCCGCCCGATTTCCAATGGGAAATCACCGCGCCGTTGTTCGAGTTCTACCAACGCAAACATCACGTTGATTTCACCACCTTGCTGGACGCCAACGCTGCGCTCGCGCAGTTCAAATCGGCGGCCAAAGGCTACGTCGTGTGGGACAAATCCGTCGGAGCCTCGCTCAACGTCGCCTTCACCATCGCCGGACTCGAAGACGGAATCGTCGTCTCCGAAGCCCTGATACCCCTAGCGGAACGCCATGGTCTCAAGCCCATCGACGATCTGCGCGGTCGTTACACCGGTCAGTCCGACGCCGAGATCTACCAGGACGCCTATGATCGCTACTGGGATCGATGCGTCCACGACGCCGTCATGCTCATGGGCGGCCATCGCGGTCGTGTGATGCAACCGGCCATGGCCGACTGGGGCATTCGTCGGAAAATGTTCTTTCACGATCTCTCGGCCAACCCCGAGCGCCACCCCGAGGAAGTTGCGCTGGTCAAACGTATCTTCTCCGAACTCGCCCCGGGCTCGATCGTCTTCGGCTGGCACCCCTACGGCAAGGACACGGAAGAGCAGCACACCACTCTGCTCTCATCCTACGGCCTCAAGATGGAAGGCCTGCACAATCTGCCCAACCTGAGCTTCAACTCGCAGTTCGAATTCACCCCCGGGTTTAAGTTTACCAACAACCACCACGTCGCCCTCGACGCCAAACTCGTCGCGGAAAAGAAGGTTTATCTAGCGTTCGTGCAGTCTGATTCCATCGGCATCGGCGTGTGGACCAAACCCGGTCGTGGCAAGCTGCCGTTCGGTTGGCAGGTCACGATGAACTGGACGAAGTTCTCGCCCGCCGCGCTGGAGTATTTCCACGAGTCAGCCACGCCCAACGACTACTTCATCGGTGGTCTCTCCGGCCCCGGTTACATGTATCCCAACCACATCCCCGCCGACCGCTTCGGACCTCTCATGGCCGAAGCCCGCGAGATGATGGAGGTCTTGGATGAGCACGTCATGGAGATCATGGACAACTCCGCCGCCGACGGCAACGTGGGCAACACCGATCTCACCAAGGAAACGGTCGACCGCTACTACGAAGCCTTCCCCAACGTGCTCGGCTTCATCAACGGCTACGGCCCCGCCCGCACTCGCGACCTGCGCGACACGCGCCCGATGTTGTCCTACGACTACTACATCGATCCCAAACGCCCTCGCGACGAAGTCACGGCCGACCTCAACGAGCTCATCGCCCTCAACGCCAAGCGTCCCTACTTCCTGCTCGTGCACGTGCGTGAATCCAACGACGTGAACAGCCTCGTCGAGGTCACGCAAAACCTCGAAGGTCCGGTTGAAATCGTCCCCGTCGACGTGTTCCTCAAACTCGCCGCCAGCAACAAGACTTACACGACGCGCTACCAAGACCCGGACGAACCCAAACACTTCAAGGGCTTCTAA
- the htpG gene encoding molecular chaperone HtpG, whose protein sequence is MSETHEFQAEIKQLLDIVVHSLYTEKEIFVRELVSNASDALEKLRHTQITESEIFDADKALEINLTTDEKANTLTIQDYGIGMTRDELVKFLGTIAHSGSKAFLQAIKDGGAKNDNLIGQFGVGFYSAFMVAKSVKVYSRSWKADEQGHVWTSDGSGSYTVEEAADLSRGTKIVIELKDEDDCKEFAKDTKVKTILERYSAFVTFPINLNGERTNKVSALWLRSKNEITDEEYTEFYKFQAHAYDEPRLKLHFSADAPLSINSILFVPQSNPEKFGMTRAEAAVSLYCRKVLIDPAPKDLLPEWARFLKGVVDSEDLPLNISRETMQDRALIEKLGKVITKRFLKFLGDEAKNRPDDFDKFYDEFGIFLKEGAATDFTHKEGLSKLLRFESSRTEKGKRTSLADYVSRMGEEQKEIYYLIGSSREAIERGPYLEGFESRNLEVIFCYENVDDYVMRHLTEFDGKKFTAADSADVKLDEKETEGEALSKDEMAALSKWLKETLGDRVSEVKTSDRLVESPAAVLNADSFMSPQMRAMMKAMKKDGEGEEAPPLKVNLELNPRHAVIKKLSGAKDTEGEKAGLIAEQLFDNAMLAAGLLEDPTKMVQRLYKLLEQV, encoded by the coding sequence ATGTCAGAAACCCACGAGTTCCAAGCCGAGATCAAGCAACTGCTCGATATCGTCGTTCACTCCCTCTACACCGAAAAAGAGATCTTCGTCCGCGAATTGGTCTCCAATGCCTCCGACGCGCTGGAGAAACTGCGCCACACGCAGATCACCGAGTCCGAGATCTTCGACGCTGATAAAGCCCTCGAGATCAACCTCACGACCGACGAAAAGGCCAATACCCTGACCATCCAGGACTACGGCATCGGCATGACCCGCGATGAGTTGGTCAAATTTCTCGGCACCATCGCCCACTCCGGCTCCAAAGCCTTCCTCCAGGCGATCAAGGATGGCGGCGCCAAAAACGACAACCTCATCGGTCAGTTCGGCGTCGGCTTCTACTCCGCCTTCATGGTCGCCAAGTCCGTCAAGGTCTACTCCCGCTCCTGGAAAGCAGACGAGCAGGGCCACGTGTGGACCAGCGATGGCTCCGGCTCCTACACCGTCGAGGAAGCCGCCGACCTCTCCCGCGGCACCAAGATCGTCATCGAGCTCAAGGACGAGGACGACTGCAAGGAGTTCGCCAAGGACACCAAGGTGAAGACCATTCTCGAGCGCTACAGCGCGTTCGTGACCTTCCCGATCAATCTCAACGGCGAGCGCACCAACAAGGTTTCCGCGCTCTGGCTCCGCTCCAAAAACGAAATCACCGACGAGGAATACACCGAGTTCTACAAATTCCAGGCCCACGCCTACGACGAGCCCCGCCTCAAGCTGCACTTCTCCGCCGACGCCCCGCTGTCGATCAACTCGATCCTCTTCGTGCCGCAGTCCAACCCGGAAAAATTTGGCATGACCCGCGCCGAGGCCGCCGTCTCGCTCTACTGCCGCAAAGTCCTCATCGACCCGGCCCCCAAGGATCTCCTCCCCGAGTGGGCCCGCTTCCTCAAAGGCGTCGTCGATAGCGAAGACCTGCCCCTCAACATTTCGCGCGAGACCATGCAGGACCGCGCTCTCATCGAGAAACTCGGCAAGGTCATCACCAAGCGCTTCCTCAAGTTCCTCGGCGACGAAGCCAAGAACCGTCCCGACGACTTCGACAAGTTCTACGACGAGTTCGGCATCTTCCTCAAGGAGGGCGCCGCCACCGACTTCACCCACAAGGAAGGTCTCTCCAAGCTCCTCCGCTTCGAGTCCTCCCGCACCGAGAAGGGCAAACGCACCTCCCTCGCCGACTACGTCTCGCGCATGGGTGAAGAGCAAAAAGAGATCTACTACCTCATCGGTTCCAGCCGCGAGGCGATCGAACGCGGCCCGTATCTCGAAGGTTTCGAATCGCGCAACCTTGAGGTCATCTTCTGCTACGAGAACGTCGACGACTACGTCATGCGTCACCTCACGGAATTCGACGGCAAGAAGTTCACTGCCGCCGATTCCGCCGACGTGAAGCTCGACGAAAAAGAGACCGAAGGTGAAGCCCTCTCCAAAGACGAGATGGCCGCCCTCTCCAAGTGGTTGAAGGAAACCCTCGGCGACCGCGTCTCCGAGGTGAAGACCTCCGACCGCCTCGTCGAATCTCCCGCCGCCGTGCTCAACGCCGACAGCTTCATGAGCCCGCAAATGCGCGCCATGATGAAGGCCATGAAAAAAGACGGCGAAGGCGAGGAAGCCCCTCCGCTCAAGGTCAACCTCGAGCTCAACCCACGCCACGCCGTCATCAAAAAGCTCAGCGGCGCCAAAGATACCGAAGGCGAAAAAGCCGGCCTCATCGCCGAGCAACTCTTCGACAACGCCATGCTCGCCGCGGGCCTCCTCGAGGACCCAACGAAAATGGTCCAACGTCTCTACAAGCTCCTCGAGCAAGTCTAG